The Prochlorococcus sp. MIT 1300 genome has a window encoding:
- the metK gene encoding methionine adenosyltransferase, whose amino-acid sequence MSSYVFTSESVTEGHPDKICDQISDAVLDALLSQDPSSRVACETVVNTGLCLITGEVSSTAQVDFIKLARNVISEIGYSGAQAGGFDSNSCAVLVALDQQSPDIAQGVNEAEDHSSDPLDKVGAGDQGIMFGYACDETPELMPLPISLAHRLSRRLAAVRHEEILGYLLPDGKTQVSVIYENGCPIAIDTILISTQHTAEINGISNEKTIRNQITKDLWEHVVLPATKDLILQPNRNKTRFLVNPTGKFVVGGPQGDAGLTGRKIIVDTYGGYARHGGGAFSGKDPTKVDRSAAYAARFVAKSLVAAGLAKRAEVQLSYAIGVAKPVSVLVESFGSGQLSDIELTAIVEKHFDLRPGAIINQFNLRNLPKDRNGRFYRDTAAYGHFGRPDLKLPWEEVTSKAAELSKSISQ is encoded by the coding sequence ATGAGTAGCTACGTTTTCACTTCCGAATCAGTAACCGAAGGGCATCCTGACAAGATCTGCGATCAGATCAGTGATGCCGTTCTAGATGCTCTTCTTAGCCAAGATCCAAGCAGCAGAGTAGCTTGTGAAACTGTCGTGAATACTGGCCTCTGTTTAATTACAGGAGAAGTCAGTTCCACAGCACAAGTTGACTTTATAAAACTTGCTCGGAATGTAATCAGTGAGATTGGATATTCAGGAGCCCAAGCAGGCGGATTTGACTCAAACAGCTGTGCTGTTCTAGTAGCTCTCGACCAACAATCACCAGATATTGCCCAAGGAGTTAATGAAGCTGAAGATCATTCCAGCGATCCACTCGACAAAGTCGGGGCTGGCGACCAAGGAATCATGTTTGGGTATGCCTGTGATGAGACGCCTGAGTTAATGCCTTTGCCAATCAGCCTGGCCCACCGGCTATCTAGAAGGCTTGCGGCGGTAAGGCACGAAGAGATCCTTGGATATTTGTTACCAGATGGCAAAACCCAAGTCAGTGTTATCTATGAAAACGGATGCCCTATTGCAATTGACACTATTTTGATCTCCACTCAACACACTGCCGAAATAAATGGGATTTCTAATGAAAAGACTATCCGTAATCAAATCACAAAAGATCTATGGGAACATGTTGTCCTTCCTGCAACCAAAGATTTAATCCTTCAACCAAATCGCAACAAAACCCGTTTCCTTGTTAATCCAACTGGGAAATTTGTGGTGGGTGGCCCACAAGGAGATGCAGGGCTTACAGGTAGAAAAATCATTGTTGATACCTACGGTGGATATGCTCGCCATGGAGGCGGAGCCTTCTCAGGCAAAGATCCAACAAAAGTAGATCGCTCAGCTGCCTATGCCGCACGTTTTGTAGCCAAATCCCTTGTGGCAGCTGGTCTTGCAAAACGTGCTGAAGTACAACTTAGTTATGCAATTGGTGTAGCAAAGCCAGTATCAGTCCTAGTAGAGTCATTTGGTTCAGGACAATTATCTGACATTGAACTCACAGCAATTGTCGAGAAGCATTTTGATCTTCGTCCAGGTGCAATTATTAACCAATTCAACCTAAGAAATCTTCCCAAAGATAGAAACGGGCGTTTCTATAGGGATACTGCAGCCTATGGTCATTTTGGGAGACCAGACTTGAAGCTCCCTTGGGAGGAAGTGACTTCCAAGGCGGCGGAACTTTCTAAGTCTATATCGCAATAA
- a CDS encoding bleomycin hydrolase: protein MKSAVTTVVTSADAAGRFPTMSDIEAVKGSFDRAPARMAAAEKLASGIDKVTADAVDAIYRNGSYDQANKDKCSRDIHHYLRLINYCLVTGGTGPLDEWGIAGMREVIRAQRLPTAAYIEAFAHIRDRVCVPRDMDQQAATEFKSLLDYLINALS, encoded by the coding sequence ATGAAATCTGCTGTCACGACTGTGGTGACTTCAGCTGATGCAGCTGGTCGCTTCCCAACAATGAGTGATATAGAAGCTGTAAAAGGTTCTTTTGATCGTGCTCCAGCGAGGATGGCGGCGGCTGAAAAGCTCGCCTCAGGTATTGACAAAGTAACTGCAGACGCAGTCGATGCTATATATCGCAATGGTTCATATGATCAGGCTAATAAAGATAAATGTTCAAGAGATATTCATCATTATCTCCGTCTTATTAATTATTGCCTAGTTACAGGTGGAACAGGACCTCTAGATGAGTGGGGAATAGCTGGCATGAGGGAAGTTATTCGTGCCCAACGCTTACCTACGGCCGCTTACATAGAAGCTTTCGCCCATATCCGTGACAGAGTTTGTGTACCTAGAGATATGGATCAGCAGGCTGCTACTGAGTTTAAATCACTCCTTGATTATCTTATAAATGCTTTATCTTGA
- a CDS encoding HEAT repeat domain-containing protein — translation MDRDPQLPPNQLDTRLTKDEATKLANEVKTLLRAGQTPAKDAENISKLVAGLGDSRGLLRRTFAEGLGTIGNAALPALCHALRHHPDVTVRRAAAKSLRLVGDPIALPHLLEALINDQDPVVQGSSVGAMATFGEDAVELLLQVLISPTSNATQSGLASWGLAFVGAKAPRALKKAALSKNANVRAAAIAALGEQIQSLNDIEAKSIVINSLTDESGDVRAEATALIGELNEPKWAIPFLKRKLKDSNSHVRINATLALMKLGSNDELQELEIRAKEENDEKVLDVIKLAITRLKK, via the coding sequence TTGGACCGAGACCCTCAGTTGCCACCCAATCAACTTGATACCCGTCTCACTAAAGACGAGGCAACAAAGCTGGCTAATGAAGTAAAGACTTTGCTGAGGGCGGGGCAAACACCAGCAAAAGATGCTGAAAACATAAGCAAACTGGTAGCAGGGCTAGGAGATTCAAGAGGGCTACTTCGCAGAACCTTTGCAGAAGGCCTTGGCACAATTGGCAACGCAGCATTACCTGCCCTCTGCCATGCTCTTAGACATCATCCTGACGTAACTGTTAGGAGAGCCGCTGCAAAGTCCCTCAGGCTGGTAGGGGATCCAATTGCGCTTCCCCATCTTCTAGAAGCCCTTATCAACGACCAAGACCCTGTAGTTCAGGGCTCAAGCGTTGGCGCAATGGCCACATTTGGGGAAGATGCTGTTGAACTATTACTTCAAGTGCTGATAAGTCCAACAAGCAACGCGACTCAAAGCGGCTTAGCCAGTTGGGGTTTGGCATTTGTAGGCGCAAAAGCACCAAGGGCATTAAAAAAAGCCGCTCTCTCAAAAAATGCCAATGTCCGAGCTGCTGCGATAGCAGCCCTTGGGGAGCAGATCCAATCTTTAAATGATATAGAAGCCAAATCGATAGTAATCAATTCACTAACCGACGAATCGGGAGATGTTCGCGCTGAAGCAACAGCACTCATAGGAGAATTAAATGAGCCAAAGTGGGCTATACCTTTTTTAAAGAGAAAGCTCAAAGATTCAAATTCACATGTTCGAATAAATGCAACTTTGGCATTAATGAAACTTGGCTCAAATGATGAGTTACAAGAACTTGAGATACGTGCAAAGGAAGAGAATGATGAAAAAGTCTTAGATGTTATTAAATTAGCAATTACGCGCCTAAAGAAATGA
- a CDS encoding BCD family MFS transporter, with product MTNQQNKGLNALDLARLSLFQGCLGFLAVIFAGLLNRIMKTELGFPALLVGGGLAFEQLVSPARVVFGNISDSWPIKGRRRTPYLLLGTFCFCFLAIVSIPIIFQTEKALTLGSWLPITGSALALCGLFALYGLAISMATTPYLALVIDLTTEEERPRAIGIIWCMLTVGIIAGAIIISLTIKGIDGVKDPEILRPALQEFMIRVSIIILLVATFSCWGIEPKQKSSDSVNEEDRYNISFGTAISMVLKDMKNAWALIRSSKQITIFFCFLSLYTLGVFCQDPILESYGGEIFGMTPARSTLLNAFWASGSLIGLLIAGLWVTPFMGKIATARLGCKMILCSFLLLMLAGLTGSENILFGVMVIFGLAVGIGTNSALSLMLDLTLPQVAGTFVGVWGLAQALSRAIGKILGGGLLDLGELFTGKESPLLAYWLVFSIEILLMFLAIIVLAKLSIKGFKKDTTTNLHTLQIADLD from the coding sequence ATGACTAATCAACAAAACAAAGGCTTGAATGCGCTTGATCTTGCTCGATTAAGCTTATTTCAGGGCTGCCTGGGCTTCCTGGCCGTTATTTTTGCTGGATTACTTAATCGCATTATGAAAACAGAGCTGGGCTTCCCGGCCCTGTTAGTTGGAGGAGGGCTTGCATTTGAGCAATTGGTCTCTCCTGCAAGAGTGGTTTTTGGGAACATCTCGGACAGTTGGCCCATAAAAGGTCGAAGGAGAACACCTTATTTATTGCTTGGCACTTTTTGCTTTTGCTTTTTAGCCATAGTTTCTATTCCAATCATCTTTCAAACTGAAAAAGCTTTAACGCTTGGGAGCTGGCTACCTATAACAGGATCTGCGCTAGCTCTTTGTGGTCTTTTTGCTCTATATGGATTAGCAATTTCCATGGCAACTACCCCTTACCTTGCCCTTGTAATTGACCTAACTACAGAAGAAGAGCGCCCAAGAGCTATCGGAATAATCTGGTGCATGTTAACTGTCGGGATAATCGCTGGCGCCATTATTATTTCCTTAACCATCAAAGGTATTGACGGAGTCAAAGACCCTGAAATCCTGCGCCCTGCCCTTCAAGAGTTCATGATAAGGGTATCTATTATTATTCTTCTTGTAGCAACCTTTTCCTGCTGGGGAATTGAACCAAAGCAAAAATCTAGCGATTCCGTGAATGAAGAAGATAGATATAACATCAGTTTTGGTACAGCAATATCAATGGTCCTTAAGGACATGAAAAATGCTTGGGCTCTTATTCGATCTAGCAAACAAATAACTATCTTCTTCTGTTTCTTATCCTTATATACATTGGGGGTATTTTGCCAAGACCCGATCCTTGAAAGTTATGGTGGCGAAATCTTTGGCATGACACCAGCGAGATCAACTCTTTTAAACGCTTTTTGGGCTTCTGGCAGCCTAATTGGACTTCTAATTGCTGGCCTTTGGGTAACACCATTTATGGGTAAAATAGCTACTGCTCGCCTGGGCTGTAAAATGATATTATGTTCATTCTTATTATTAATGCTAGCTGGACTAACTGGTAGCGAGAACATTCTATTTGGTGTAATGGTGATTTTTGGACTAGCTGTTGGGATTGGGACCAATAGCGCACTTTCGTTAATGCTTGACTTAACCCTTCCTCAAGTGGCCGGAACATTTGTTGGGGTTTGGGGACTGGCCCAGGCTCTATCAAGAGCAATAGGGAAAATTCTAGGAGGTGGCCTTCTCGATTTAGGCGAATTATTTACGGGCAAAGAAAGTCCACTACTGGCTTATTGGCTTGTTTTTAGTATAGAGATTTTATTAATGTTTTTAGCTATTATTGTGCTAGCCAAGTTAAGCATTAAAGGCTTTAAAAAAGACACTACAACTAACTTACATACGCTTCAAATAGCTGATCTAGACTAA
- a CDS encoding HEAT repeat domain-containing protein, translating into MNGSNDKDNSALDRLFDDLLHPNPIINKDAYMKMVKYWPEESLPRLLACLGHEKIDLRRVYVKALGAFGKSSLGPVIEVFKSTQDRTIRTSCIKVLVQIAAGVDNVPFPEEVIVLVEKVLEEENPEQTLTLVTLLRQLGEQGLPVLIKISRGKNLLGVLAAVTALGEINHPSARDCLEQLLCDETQDSLIHESVLASLSTFKS; encoded by the coding sequence ATGAATGGGTCAAATGATAAGGATAACTCAGCCCTAGATCGACTTTTTGATGATTTACTTCATCCAAATCCAATTATCAATAAAGATGCATATATGAAGATGGTCAAATATTGGCCTGAAGAGTCCTTGCCAAGACTATTAGCTTGTCTTGGTCATGAGAAGATTGACTTAAGGCGTGTATATGTGAAAGCTCTGGGTGCTTTTGGAAAAAGTTCTTTAGGTCCAGTAATAGAGGTATTTAAGTCAACTCAAGACCGCACAATTAGGACAAGTTGCATTAAGGTTCTTGTGCAGATTGCAGCAGGAGTTGATAATGTCCCTTTCCCTGAAGAAGTGATAGTTTTGGTTGAAAAAGTCCTTGAAGAAGAAAACCCGGAACAAACATTGACTCTCGTTACATTGTTGAGACAACTTGGTGAGCAAGGCCTTCCTGTCCTCATCAAGATTTCTAGAGGTAAAAATCTTTTAGGTGTTTTGGCGGCTGTGACGGCTTTGGGTGAAATCAACCACCCGTCTGCTAGAGACTGCCTAGAACAATTACTTTGTGATGAAACTCAAGACAGTTTGATCCATGAAAGTGTCTTGGCTTCATTGTCAACATTTAAAAGTTAA
- a CDS encoding phycobiliprotein lyase — translation MEIEQFVAQSKGEWRSMRSAHSLAFQQFEDVISKISIKLLSTDDRKVRDLIRANSSYKHLPISPFLIHWEADTDWEVNTASQVNSGTCILVPMPLSEHSGFMLRSVGYTEATKAVSKYEFLSDGTFSMKTEYDHSLVEEKIWFISTHVRCRSSVIRTSKGSGVLQTSFASEVRRINT, via the coding sequence ATGGAAATTGAGCAGTTCGTTGCTCAAAGCAAGGGAGAATGGCGCTCAATGAGAAGCGCACACTCACTGGCATTCCAACAATTTGAAGATGTTATAAGTAAAATATCTATTAAATTACTAAGCACTGATGATCGAAAAGTCAGAGATCTCATAAGAGCTAATTCTTCCTATAAGCATTTGCCTATTTCCCCTTTCTTGATTCATTGGGAAGCAGATACTGATTGGGAAGTTAATACAGCTTCTCAAGTCAACTCAGGTACATGCATTTTAGTGCCTATGCCCCTATCAGAACATTCTGGATTCATGCTTAGAAGCGTGGGCTACACAGAAGCAACTAAAGCAGTCTCTAAATACGAGTTTCTATCAGATGGCACATTTTCAATGAAAACTGAATACGATCATTCGCTAGTAGAAGAAAAAATTTGGTTTATATCTACTCATGTCAGATGTCGGTCATCAGTGATTCGCACCTCAAAGGGATCAGGTGTTTTGCAGACCTCATTCGCCTCAGAAGTTCGTCGTATAAATACTTAG
- a CDS encoding sugar kinase: MGQSHFVLGIDLGTSGVRFAVLETQTRKLICNLETSYPNSIEEVKDWESSCEELICQLPQSIRSNLKAIAIDGTSGTLAAINSEGFPFGPALPYNLSCPEYAFFLRKLVPQGGIATSTSSSLARALRLSEQYGNEILLRHQADWLTGWFLGNWCWGEEGNNLRLGWDLKTHQWPKTFQQLPWYKALPAIKPSGKILGQISKQKAQKNNLPEELLIVSGTTDSNAAVVASNPTQEDGVTVLGSTLVVKQFVQLPLKGQGVTNHRVGGRWLIGGASNSGGAVLRKIFSDNDLKELSRQINPDTKSGLNFLPLICKGERFPTEDPNLEPIMEPRPISDSLYLHGLLEGIAEIELNSWRKLIDLGAPAPKRIITIGGGAKNPQWRKIRERLLGVPVRSCFMPPAVGVANIALQAILAT; this comes from the coding sequence GTGGGGCAATCGCATTTTGTTCTTGGTATTGATCTCGGAACGAGTGGAGTACGGTTTGCTGTTCTAGAAACTCAAACTCGCAAACTAATTTGCAACTTAGAGACTTCTTATCCAAACAGTATCGAAGAAGTAAAAGATTGGGAGAGTTCTTGTGAGGAACTTATCTGCCAACTACCCCAATCAATAAGAAGCAACCTGAAAGCAATTGCAATTGATGGGACATCAGGGACACTTGCTGCCATCAATAGTGAAGGGTTTCCCTTCGGACCAGCACTTCCTTACAATTTAAGTTGTCCTGAGTATGCATTTTTTCTTCGCAAACTTGTGCCTCAAGGTGGAATAGCTACAAGCACCAGCAGTAGCTTGGCACGGGCTCTACGACTCTCGGAACAATACGGCAACGAAATTCTTTTGCGTCATCAAGCCGATTGGCTCACAGGTTGGTTTCTTGGAAACTGGTGCTGGGGGGAAGAAGGGAACAACCTCAGGTTGGGCTGGGACTTAAAAACACACCAATGGCCCAAAACCTTCCAACAACTTCCTTGGTATAAAGCACTTCCTGCAATAAAGCCAAGTGGAAAGATTCTTGGGCAAATTTCTAAGCAAAAGGCACAAAAAAATAATTTACCTGAAGAGCTCCTAATCGTTTCAGGAACAACTGATTCAAACGCTGCAGTTGTAGCTTCAAATCCAACACAAGAAGATGGAGTGACTGTGTTGGGAAGCACCTTAGTAGTAAAGCAATTTGTCCAGCTACCGCTTAAAGGGCAGGGAGTCACAAATCATCGAGTTGGAGGACGTTGGTTAATTGGAGGCGCTTCTAATAGTGGAGGCGCTGTACTTCGGAAGATCTTTTCAGATAATGATCTCAAAGAGTTAAGTAGACAAATTAATCCCGATACAAAAAGTGGGCTAAATTTTCTACCTCTCATATGTAAAGGGGAACGTTTCCCGACAGAGGACCCGAACTTGGAGCCCATTATGGAACCAAGGCCAATAAGTGATTCTTTATATCTTCATGGGCTTTTAGAAGGCATCGCAGAAATTGAATTAAACAGTTGGAGAAAACTAATAGACTTAGGAGCGCCTGCCCCTAAAAGGATAATTACAATTGGCGGCGGAGCAAAAAATCCACAATGGAGAAAGATAAGAGAGAGATTACTTGGAGTGCCCGTTAGAAGTTGTTTCATGCCCCCAGCAGTAGGTGTTGCCAATATTGCTTTACAAGCAATATTGGCAACTTAA
- a CDS encoding HAD-IA family hydrolase: protein MPHLFLKGIPLGSFKGILFDKDGTLSNSEADLLITAKTRIDQATLLLSSEGEKPETIEKIKHYLENAYGLNNDHLNPGGIIAVASREQNLISTATVFCLLGKTWPESQLMANKVFSLTDKLKGESTPQIIQRKLLPGVLKLLNNLRNAGCICAIISNDSSSGIRDFIDSNKLKIDHYWSAEHVPPKPDPGAVKGLCNLIGLKPSECVLVGDADSDLTMSRQAGIGLTMGYVAGWNEPPFLSSHQKLIHHWDELTVKANLKVLDTA from the coding sequence ATGCCTCATCTTTTCCTGAAAGGGATACCCTTGGGATCTTTCAAAGGTATCCTTTTTGATAAAGACGGCACTCTTTCGAATAGCGAGGCTGATCTATTGATTACGGCCAAAACACGAATCGATCAAGCTACTTTACTTTTATCTTCAGAAGGCGAAAAACCAGAGACAATAGAAAAGATTAAACATTATCTTGAAAATGCATATGGGTTAAATAATGATCACCTTAATCCTGGAGGAATCATTGCAGTTGCTTCACGAGAGCAAAATCTAATTTCCACCGCAACAGTTTTCTGCTTATTAGGCAAGACATGGCCTGAATCTCAACTAATGGCAAATAAAGTCTTCTCTTTAACGGATAAATTAAAAGGAGAATCAACACCACAAATAATACAAAGGAAGCTGCTCCCAGGTGTCTTGAAGTTGCTGAATAATCTAAGAAATGCCGGATGCATCTGCGCAATTATTAGCAACGATTCGTCAAGCGGCATAAGAGACTTTATAGATTCCAACAAACTCAAGATTGATCATTACTGGAGTGCAGAGCATGTTCCACCCAAGCCTGACCCAGGCGCCGTAAAGGGACTATGTAATCTCATAGGCTTAAAGCCATCTGAATGTGTCCTTGTCGGAGATGCAGATTCAGACTTGACCATGTCAAGACAGGCTGGCATAGGACTAACTATGGGATATGTAGCTGGATGGAATGAGCCTCCTTTTTTGAGCTCCCATCAAAAACTTATCCACCACTGGGATGAACTAACAGTCAAAGCAAACCTTAAAGTTCTTGATACGGCTTGA
- a CDS encoding chromophore lyase CpcT/CpeT — protein sequence METQAILRFAKTISGHYNNKEQAQNDPVHFANINIFFRPLAWDIFRGPAFYSEQSYDYAPWSPYRQALHKLTIKNEKFILNNYKIKHPLRLAGSGFKPDLLKELKHCTYEERRGCSMHFIETKFGNYKGSVEPGNSCLIYREGKETFLESIVEFNEDIWISHDRGLCKETNQQIWGSRFGALSFTRVKNLGENLEESWVYSK from the coding sequence GTGGAAACTCAGGCTATTTTAAGATTCGCAAAAACTATTTCTGGACACTACAATAACAAAGAACAAGCACAAAATGATCCCGTACATTTTGCGAATATAAACATATTTTTTCGACCACTTGCCTGGGACATTTTCAGGGGGCCAGCATTTTATTCAGAGCAAAGTTACGATTATGCTCCTTGGAGCCCATATAGACAGGCTCTTCATAAATTAACTATAAAAAATGAAAAATTTATATTAAATAACTATAAGATAAAACACCCTTTAAGGCTTGCTGGATCTGGCTTTAAGCCTGACTTATTAAAAGAACTTAAACACTGCACATACGAAGAAAGGCGTGGGTGCTCTATGCATTTTATAGAAACAAAATTTGGCAACTATAAAGGGAGCGTTGAGCCAGGCAATAGCTGCCTAATATACAGAGAAGGGAAAGAAACATTCTTAGAGAGTATTGTGGAATTTAACGAAGATATTTGGATTAGCCATGATAGAGGCCTATGCAAAGAAACGAATCAACAAATATGGGGCTCTAGATTTGGAGCATTATCCTTTACCAGGGTAAAAAACCTTGGAGAAAATCTTGAGGAAAGTTGGGTTTATTCAAAGTAA
- a CDS encoding phycobilisome rod-core linker polypeptide, with amino-acid sequence MSFIPTNALRFGALNPYKEPVSYGKARIARSKSMSYIMHSKAGCMPGQPERFTVTGTSNPYTNPCINENTITNAFKREKRIDSKSPSGIPNANSPYNFTFELQSPHDDNALHLAIKASYRQIFGNFHPMDSERPIDLERRLRNGDINIREFIRGLTKSDFYLDHYFNKVTQQRFVELNFKHLLGRAPSNQSEVIHHIVNINNYGIFFHIDSLIDSVEYEVNFGSYIVPYIRSWTSEVGLQTSNFNHMAQITQSYATSDNAIHQRKTLADSPGGNSQLIDGMAKGKQNQIPFPSYPTKTTSKKDSPKNAQNQNLEIKQ; translated from the coding sequence ATGTCTTTTATTCCCACTAACGCCCTTCGTTTTGGCGCTCTTAACCCTTACAAAGAACCAGTATCCTATGGGAAGGCTCGCATAGCGAGAAGTAAAAGCATGAGTTACATCATGCATTCAAAGGCAGGCTGCATGCCAGGGCAACCTGAGAGATTTACAGTTACTGGAACGAGCAACCCATATACAAATCCTTGCATAAATGAGAATACAATTACCAATGCATTTAAAAGAGAAAAGAGAATAGATTCAAAGAGTCCTTCCGGTATACCTAATGCCAATTCTCCTTATAATTTTACTTTTGAATTACAAAGTCCTCATGATGATAATGCATTGCATTTAGCAATCAAAGCATCTTATAGGCAAATATTTGGGAACTTTCATCCTATGGATAGCGAAAGACCGATAGATTTAGAAAGAAGACTTAGAAATGGTGATATTAATATTCGGGAATTTATAAGAGGACTAACTAAGTCAGATTTTTATCTAGATCATTATTTCAACAAAGTCACCCAACAGAGATTTGTAGAGCTAAATTTTAAACATCTACTTGGTCGTGCACCATCCAATCAAAGCGAAGTCATTCACCACATTGTAAATATCAATAATTATGGTATTTTCTTTCATATAGATTCTTTAATAGACTCAGTAGAGTACGAAGTAAATTTCGGTTCATATATAGTGCCTTATATAAGGTCTTGGACTTCAGAGGTTGGCCTGCAAACATCAAATTTCAACCACATGGCTCAAATAACTCAAAGTTACGCGACAAGTGACAACGCCATACACCAGAGAAAGACTCTTGCGGATTCTCCGGGGGGAAATAGTCAACTCATAGATGGCATGGCAAAAGGCAAACAGAATCAAATTCCTTTCCCTTCTTACCCAACAAAAACCACCTCAAAGAAAGACTCCCCAAAGAATGCCCAAAACCAAAATTTGGAAATAAAACAATAA
- a CDS encoding DUF2470 domain-containing protein has translation MSAVTPIDQAVSERICSHMNKDHSDALLAFAKHYGEAKNPVVARMLTITPNNMELEVDGVPMTIPFTHRLSDSSDAHQTLVEMVRSIKRNEE, from the coding sequence ATGAGTGCAGTCACCCCAATTGATCAGGCAGTAAGCGAAAGAATTTGTAGTCATATGAATAAAGACCATTCAGATGCTCTCCTCGCCTTCGCAAAGCATTATGGAGAAGCAAAAAACCCAGTAGTTGCTCGCATGCTCACAATCACTCCTAACAACATGGAGCTAGAAGTAGATGGTGTTCCAATGACAATCCCTTTTACTCATCGCCTTAGTGACAGCTCAGATGCTCACCAAACCCTAGTTGAAATGGTGCGCTCCATAAAACGCAACGAAGAGTAA
- a CDS encoding HEAT repeat domain-containing protein: protein MTYSPFDNLPPLSQKEALQILSTPVSELKLVSDYYKAVFHLIKYPGSKTEKALLNLLESEDNDQAVLIAKRKAVEGLATLGSKSSIPVIGKCLKTSDPYLTENAAWALKVLNCNDNALHKVIIELLDDPRQNTRNLIQCLAGMKVYSAVEKIRTFLYNSNTSESIRGASIAALSQLSGEKCFIEELEEHLLLPNQNQRHSAIQDAIDFGSLDLLPAVLKAPVSVSFRLRAFESLWPEGLDYFQGFRPIEVVDSFIFDKPSNLNLVHKYDAPPTIDFLFEELFGTDFSRCYLALKTLQEYKSDEISPKLGFYLKKASKDYGAIYFLISLFRAIPDWGEQEIKEIESFLIRSLDIYWPDFMKFKPLSIVTLSEINPVRAMNYLDYFTDPDSTRFWVSRYAAIIAIENILRSDQLIIANNRWLRLKQDPNYFVRQKAGLVFRD from the coding sequence GTGACATACAGTCCTTTTGACAACCTCCCACCACTTAGCCAAAAAGAAGCCCTTCAAATTTTATCCACACCTGTTTCTGAATTAAAGTTAGTTAGTGATTATTATAAGGCAGTTTTTCATTTGATTAAATACCCAGGCAGTAAAACCGAAAAAGCACTTTTAAACTTACTTGAGTCTGAGGATAATGATCAGGCTGTTTTAATAGCAAAGAGAAAAGCTGTTGAAGGCTTGGCAACGTTAGGTTCAAAAAGTTCAATTCCAGTTATTGGGAAATGTCTAAAGACTAGTGATCCTTATCTGACTGAGAATGCAGCCTGGGCTTTGAAGGTTCTGAACTGTAACGACAATGCTCTTCATAAAGTGATTATTGAACTTTTAGATGATCCAAGGCAAAATACAAGAAACCTGATCCAATGTCTTGCTGGGATGAAGGTTTATTCAGCCGTAGAAAAAATCAGGACTTTTTTATACAACTCAAATACATCGGAAAGTATTCGTGGCGCTTCAATAGCAGCACTATCTCAACTATCAGGCGAAAAGTGTTTTATTGAAGAATTAGAGGAACATTTACTTTTGCCTAATCAAAACCAGAGGCATTCTGCTATTCAGGATGCAATTGATTTTGGCTCATTAGATCTTCTACCTGCAGTTTTAAAGGCGCCAGTATCTGTTTCCTTTAGACTAAGAGCATTTGAGTCCTTATGGCCTGAGGGGCTAGACTATTTCCAAGGGTTTCGACCCATAGAAGTTGTTGATTCATTTATATTTGATAAACCCAGTAATTTAAATCTTGTTCACAAATATGATGCACCACCTACAATTGACTTTCTTTTTGAGGAGCTTTTTGGTACCGACTTTAGTCGTTGCTATTTAGCCTTAAAGACACTTCAGGAATATAAATCAGATGAGATTTCTCCTAAGTTGGGGTTTTATTTGAAAAAGGCAAGTAAAGACTATGGAGCTATTTACTTTTTAATTAGTCTCTTTAGGGCCATCCCTGATTGGGGAGAACAGGAGATAAAAGAAATAGAGTCATTTCTTATTAGATCTTTGGATATTTATTGGCCTGACTTTATGAAATTTAAACCATTGTCAATAGTCACACTTTCAGAAATAAATCCTGTTAGAGCAATGAATTATCTAGATTACTTTACGGATCCAGATAGCACTAGATTCTGGGTATCTAGGTATGCTGCAATCATTGCGATAGAAAACATTCTGAGAAGCGATCAACTCATAATTGCTAACAATCGCTGGTTACGGCTTAAGCAAGACCCTAATTATTTTGTCCGGCAAAAAGCAGGTTTGGTTTTTCGAGATTGA